The Amycolatopsis mongoliensis genome includes a window with the following:
- a CDS encoding SDR family NAD(P)-dependent oxidoreductase, whose translation MSLEGKVAVVTGATRGCGRAIAVELGRAGATVYVTGRTTRESASPLKRPETIEETGELVEAAGGRAVVVRCDFTSVSDVDALKARIESEVDGIDILVDDVWGGDMYFHFDAPFWETPLEDALTLTHNALDTHLIALHKLLPLVVARRGLVLEVTDGDNDDYVGAGLPYYLAKCGIRALGRALGVELKKNDCVGLAVTPGFLRSESMLDHFEVTEENWRDAVGKLAPVDFKISETPYLLARGVAALAQDPDVARFAGRTLASWTLMKEYGYTDVDGDRPDFGRWITEVRNAGKDPATTPPTNFR comes from the coding sequence ATGAGCTTGGAAGGAAAGGTCGCGGTCGTCACGGGGGCGACCCGGGGCTGCGGGCGGGCGATCGCGGTGGAGCTGGGCCGCGCGGGCGCGACGGTGTACGTCACCGGCCGTACGACGCGCGAATCGGCGTCACCGCTGAAGCGCCCGGAGACGATCGAAGAGACGGGCGAACTGGTGGAGGCGGCCGGCGGTCGCGCGGTGGTCGTCCGCTGCGACTTCACGTCGGTGTCCGATGTGGACGCGTTGAAGGCGCGCATCGAGTCCGAAGTGGACGGAATCGACATCCTGGTCGACGACGTCTGGGGTGGCGACATGTACTTCCACTTCGACGCGCCGTTCTGGGAGACACCGCTGGAGGACGCGCTCACCCTGACGCACAACGCGCTCGACACGCACCTGATCGCGCTGCACAAGCTGCTGCCACTGGTGGTGGCCCGCCGCGGGCTGGTGCTCGAGGTGACCGACGGCGACAACGACGACTACGTCGGCGCGGGCCTCCCCTATTACCTGGCGAAGTGCGGCATCCGCGCCCTCGGCCGGGCGCTGGGCGTGGAGCTGAAGAAGAACGACTGCGTCGGGCTCGCCGTGACGCCGGGCTTCCTGCGGTCGGAGTCGATGCTGGACCACTTCGAGGTCACCGAGGAGAACTGGCGCGACGCGGTGGGCAAGCTCGCCCCGGTCGACTTCAAGATCTCCGAGACGCCGTACCTGCTGGCGCGCGGCGTCGCGGCCCTGGCGCAGGACCCGGACGTCGCGCGCTTCGCGGGCCGGACGCTGGCGTCGTGGACGCTGATGAAGGAGTACGGCTACACCGACGTCGACGGCGACCGCCCGGACTTCGGCCGCTGGATCACCGAGGTCCGCAACGCGGGCAAGGACCCGGCAACCACCCCACCGACCAACTTCCGCTAA
- a CDS encoding endonuclease domain-containing protein — MAEEALTLCDLRSPLFTRLFRNVYVASTTEVTHAMRCRAAALLAPSRAVLTGCSAAAIWGLDLVGPQDLVEFVVPENLKFDRQAGLHIRRTSRVIDSEPWGDIQLATPLRLALDVATNTRLHRSLPRTVGYLDAFLGSGLVDLAELRRYLGPRRDNGMVRARKAVALVNARSESVPESELRVWLTVAGLKPEVQVDVVAASGSFLGRLDLAFPAQKLAVEYDGEWHLDGIQPRLDAQRRAAIEAEGWRFVIVTKADLYGDPKRVVATVRSSLSL, encoded by the coding sequence GTGGCCGAAGAGGCGTTGACGTTGTGCGACTTGCGGTCTCCGTTGTTCACCCGCTTGTTCCGGAACGTCTACGTCGCCTCGACGACCGAAGTCACGCACGCGATGCGGTGCCGGGCCGCTGCTCTGCTTGCACCGAGCAGAGCTGTCCTGACCGGGTGCTCGGCAGCGGCCATCTGGGGTCTCGACCTGGTCGGTCCGCAGGACTTGGTCGAATTCGTCGTGCCCGAGAACCTGAAGTTCGACCGGCAGGCCGGACTGCACATCCGGCGGACCAGCCGGGTGATCGACAGCGAGCCGTGGGGTGACATCCAGCTCGCCACGCCTCTGCGGCTCGCGTTGGACGTCGCCACGAACACCAGGTTGCATCGTTCGCTTCCCCGGACCGTCGGCTACCTCGACGCCTTCCTCGGCAGCGGGCTGGTCGACCTGGCCGAGCTGCGCCGCTATCTCGGACCGCGCCGGGACAACGGAATGGTGCGAGCCAGGAAGGCGGTCGCGCTGGTTAATGCGCGCTCGGAGAGCGTGCCCGAGTCCGAACTGCGGGTGTGGCTCACCGTCGCCGGGCTCAAGCCCGAGGTCCAAGTTGACGTCGTAGCGGCGTCAGGCAGCTTCCTCGGTCGCCTTGACCTGGCGTTTCCGGCGCAGAAGCTGGCCGTCGAGTACGACGGCGAGTGGCATCTCGACGGCATCCAGCCGCGCCTCGACGCGCAGCGCCGCGCCGCGATCGAGGCCGAGGGATGGCGCTTCGTGATCGTCACCAAGGCTGACTTGTACGGCGATCCGAAGCGAGTGGTCGCGACCGTCCGGTCGTCACTTTCCCTATGA
- a CDS encoding sensor histidine kinase, whose protein sequence is MRAHPMAGDTVLAVLLGLVDLLLFVADRFAELPELPPWYVAVPVNIAMVAPLVFRRKSPLWSAYSVLVVSVVHATLMLGIGSAAGLAMSIYSVVVYAGRRQGLIFVGAVVVSSAVQLALAPLDDELLIAVLFLAFGIALCWTLGEFVGARRAYDVEVEARLHLLETERDQATRIAVAEERGRIARELHDVVAHAVSVMVVQADGASYAIQSNPELAQRALQTISETGRGALGELRRLLDVLRSDDADGEPRVPQPDAHALAELADRMRAAGVPVELETDDLGDLPAGVSLGIYRIVQESLTNTLKHAGRGATAAVRVHRTGDLVEVLVSDDGAGRVPQLAATAPGSQRLPGGNGLIGMRERAHVYGGTLDVGPAPGGGWQVRAALPVRLDK, encoded by the coding sequence ATGCGTGCCCACCCCATGGCGGGCGACACGGTGCTCGCCGTCCTGCTCGGCCTGGTCGACCTGCTGCTGTTCGTCGCCGACCGGTTCGCCGAGCTGCCGGAGCTGCCGCCCTGGTACGTGGCCGTGCCGGTCAACATCGCGATGGTCGCGCCGCTGGTGTTCCGGCGGAAGTCACCGCTGTGGTCGGCCTACAGCGTGCTCGTGGTCAGCGTCGTGCACGCCACCCTGATGCTCGGCATCGGCAGCGCCGCCGGGCTGGCGATGAGCATCTACTCGGTCGTCGTCTACGCCGGACGGCGGCAGGGCCTGATCTTCGTCGGCGCGGTCGTCGTCTCGTCGGCCGTGCAGCTGGCACTGGCCCCACTGGACGACGAGCTCCTCATCGCGGTGCTGTTCCTCGCGTTCGGCATCGCCCTGTGCTGGACGCTCGGCGAGTTCGTCGGCGCCCGGCGCGCCTACGACGTGGAAGTGGAGGCCAGGTTGCACCTGCTCGAAACCGAACGGGACCAGGCCACCCGGATCGCGGTGGCCGAGGAACGCGGGCGGATCGCACGCGAGCTGCACGACGTCGTCGCGCACGCGGTGAGCGTCATGGTGGTGCAGGCCGACGGCGCGTCCTACGCGATCCAGAGCAACCCCGAGCTCGCTCAGCGGGCCCTGCAAACGATTTCCGAGACCGGCCGCGGCGCGCTCGGCGAGCTGCGGCGCCTGCTCGACGTGCTCCGCAGCGACGACGCCGACGGCGAGCCCCGCGTGCCGCAGCCGGACGCGCACGCCCTCGCCGAGCTGGCCGACCGGATGCGCGCCGCCGGGGTGCCGGTGGAGCTGGAGACCGACGACCTCGGCGACCTGCCCGCCGGCGTCTCGCTGGGGATCTACCGGATCGTCCAGGAGTCGTTGACGAACACGCTCAAGCACGCCGGCCGCGGCGCGACCGCGGCGGTGCGGGTGCACCGCACCGGCGACCTGGTGGAGGTCCTGGTCTCCGACGACGGCGCGGGCCGCGTCCCGCAGCTGGCCGCGACCGCGCCCGGTTCGCAACGGCTGCCGGGCGGCAACGGCCTGATCGGCATGCGCGAACGCGCGCACGTGTACGGCGGGACCCTCGACGTGGGCCCGGCTCCGGGCGGTGGGTGGCAGGTCCGCGCGGCCCTGCCGGTTAGGTTGGACAAGTGA
- a CDS encoding ABC transporter ATP-binding protein codes for MIEATGLTKRYGKTLAVNNLSFSVAAGQVTGFLGPNGAGKSTTMRMILGLDNPTGGQVTIGGKKYHDLKEPLRTVGALLDAKWVHPNRSARAHLQWMAKSNRIPASRVDEVLDTVGLTSVAGKRAGGFSLGMSQRLGIAAALLGDPEVLLFDEPVNGLDPEGILWIRKFMHRLAEEGRTVFVSSHLLSEMALTATNLVVIGRGKLISQSSTEDFVSRAAENTVKVRSPQLAELRGVLQRASAGVTEDANALVVSGMDSDKIGEIAAANRIVLHELSPQTGSLEQAFMQITGDSVEYHTGLDAEAQHVLESAK; via the coding sequence ATGATCGAGGCAACCGGCCTCACCAAGCGGTACGGGAAGACACTGGCGGTGAACAACCTGTCGTTCTCCGTGGCCGCGGGTCAGGTCACCGGCTTCCTCGGCCCGAACGGGGCGGGCAAGTCCACCACCATGCGCATGATCCTGGGCCTGGACAACCCGACGGGCGGCCAGGTCACCATCGGGGGCAAGAAGTACCACGACCTCAAAGAACCGCTGCGCACCGTCGGCGCGCTGCTCGACGCGAAGTGGGTGCACCCCAACCGCTCGGCGCGCGCTCACCTGCAGTGGATGGCGAAGTCCAACCGCATCCCGGCGAGCCGTGTGGACGAGGTGCTCGACACCGTCGGCCTCACCAGCGTCGCGGGCAAGCGCGCCGGCGGGTTCTCGCTCGGCATGTCGCAGCGGCTCGGCATCGCGGCCGCCCTGCTCGGCGACCCCGAGGTGCTGCTGTTCGACGAGCCGGTGAACGGCCTGGACCCCGAGGGCATCCTCTGGATCCGGAAGTTCATGCACCGGCTGGCCGAGGAAGGCCGCACCGTGTTCGTGTCGAGCCACCTGCTTTCGGAGATGGCGCTGACCGCGACCAACCTCGTGGTGATCGGCCGCGGCAAGCTGATCTCGCAGTCCTCCACCGAGGACTTCGTCTCCCGCGCCGCGGAGAACACCGTCAAGGTCCGCTCGCCGCAGCTGGCCGAGCTGCGCGGGGTCCTGCAGCGGGCCAGCGCCGGCGTCACCGAGGACGCGAACGCGCTCGTGGTGTCCGGGATGGACAGCGACAAGATCGGCGAGATCGCCGCCGCCAACCGGATCGTGCTGCACGAGCTGAGCCCGCAGACCGGCTCGCTCGAGCAGGCCTTCATGCAGATCACCGGCGACTCCGTCGAGTACCACACCGGTCTCGACGCCGAGGCGCAACACGTGCTCGAGTCCGCCAAGTAA
- a CDS encoding ABC transporter ATP-binding protein encodes MIEANALTKRYGATTAVNELTFTARSGRVTGFLGPNGAGKSTTMRLILGLDTPDAGRVLIDGVPYRQLKDPLRTVGAMLDATWRHPGRNGRDHLRWLAATNGLPEKRVEELLELVGLTSVAERRAGQYSLGMLQRLGIAATLLGDPRVLLFDEPVNGLDPEGMAWIRQLLHTLAADGRTVFVSSHLLPEMAQTAQDLVVIGRGRLIYQGTMDDFVARTSAHGVRVRTPHADELRAALTGQAEFTEADGAFVVSGLDSDRIGQLAFDAGATLHELSPITGSLEQAYLDLTREAVEFPAAVSPEAAR; translated from the coding sequence GTGATCGAAGCGAACGCACTGACCAAGCGGTACGGCGCCACCACCGCGGTCAACGAGCTGACGTTCACCGCGCGGTCGGGGCGCGTCACCGGCTTCCTCGGCCCGAACGGCGCCGGCAAGTCCACGACCATGCGGCTGATCCTGGGCCTCGACACTCCCGACGCGGGCCGGGTGCTCATCGACGGCGTCCCCTACCGGCAGCTGAAAGATCCACTCAGGACGGTCGGCGCAATGCTGGACGCCACCTGGCGCCACCCCGGCCGCAACGGGCGCGACCACCTCCGCTGGCTGGCCGCGACCAACGGCCTCCCGGAGAAGCGCGTCGAAGAGCTGCTCGAGCTGGTCGGGCTGACGAGCGTCGCCGAGCGCCGCGCCGGGCAGTACTCGCTCGGCATGCTGCAGCGGCTGGGGATCGCCGCCACGCTGCTCGGCGACCCGCGCGTCCTCCTGTTCGACGAGCCGGTGAACGGCCTCGACCCCGAGGGCATGGCCTGGATCCGGCAGCTGCTCCACACGCTGGCCGCCGACGGCCGGACCGTGTTCGTCTCCAGCCACCTGCTGCCCGAGATGGCGCAGACCGCCCAGGACCTGGTCGTGATCGGCCGGGGCCGGCTGATCTACCAGGGCACGATGGACGACTTCGTGGCGCGCACGAGCGCGCACGGCGTCCGCGTGCGCACCCCGCACGCGGACGAGCTGCGGGCCGCGCTGACCGGGCAGGCGGAGTTCACCGAGGCCGACGGCGCCTTCGTGGTGTCCGGATTGGACAGTGACCGGATCGGGCAGCTCGCCTTCGACGCCGGGGCGACGCTGCACGAGCTGAGCCCGATCACCGGCTCGCTCGAGCAGGCCTACCTCGACCTCACCCGCGAGGCCGTCGAGTTCCCCGCGGCCGTTTCCCCGGAGGCCGCCCGATGA
- a CDS encoding ABC transporter permease — MNLLAVERIKLFSTRSPWWCALITLALTIGFAAIIAGATPSDSQLTLSATQFGGSQFGIAVVMVLAALAVTTEYRFNTIRTTFQAVPHRSPALIAKAIVVALVALVIGEIAAFGALGLGMLMRPDDHLGLHTAQDWMNVAGLGPVFAVSAVLAVALGILIRHSAGAIALLLIYYLAVEELVQLIPKIGHTIHEWLPFNVANKFLRGSAVVDGPAPSDSPLSPGWALAYFAGIAIVFLLVALGVAKKRDA, encoded by the coding sequence ATGAACCTGCTCGCGGTCGAACGCATCAAGCTGTTCAGCACCCGCTCGCCGTGGTGGTGCGCGCTCATCACCCTGGCCCTGACCATCGGCTTCGCCGCCATCATCGCCGGCGCGACGCCGTCCGACTCGCAGCTCACGCTGTCCGCCACCCAGTTCGGCGGCTCCCAGTTCGGCATCGCCGTCGTCATGGTGCTCGCCGCGCTCGCGGTGACCACCGAATACCGCTTCAACACCATCCGCACCACGTTCCAGGCCGTGCCGCACCGCTCGCCGGCGCTGATCGCCAAGGCGATCGTCGTCGCGCTCGTGGCGCTGGTCATCGGCGAGATCGCCGCCTTCGGCGCGCTGGGCCTCGGCATGCTCATGCGGCCGGACGACCACCTCGGCCTGCACACCGCGCAGGACTGGATGAACGTCGCGGGCCTCGGCCCGGTGTTCGCCGTCAGCGCCGTGCTCGCCGTCGCACTCGGGATCCTGATCCGGCACAGCGCCGGTGCCATCGCCCTGCTGCTCATCTACTACTTGGCCGTGGAAGAGCTGGTGCAGCTGATCCCGAAGATCGGGCACACCATCCACGAGTGGCTGCCGTTCAACGTGGCGAACAAGTTCCTGCGCGGCTCGGCGGTCGTCGACGGCCCCGCGCCGTCGGACTCGCCGCTGAGCCCAGGCTGGGCGCTGGCGTACTTCGCCGGCATCGCGATCGTGTTCCTGCTCGTCGCACTCGGGGTTGCGAAGAAGCGGGACGCCTGA
- a CDS encoding response regulator, whose product MIRVVVVDDQELMRVGFRMVLGAQADIDVVGEAGDGAQAIRMAEELRPDVVLMDVRMPVLDGVEATKRIVAAGTARVLVMTTFDLDEYVYSALQGGASGFLLKDTQPDHLVSALRAVASGDAVVSPSVTRRLLDRFVGTGGAPMRDTAELDVLTDREREVLVLIAKGMSNLEIAEALFLSEATVKTHVGRILAKLELRDRVQAVVLAYETGLARPGLA is encoded by the coding sequence GTGATCCGTGTGGTGGTCGTCGACGACCAGGAACTCATGCGCGTCGGGTTCCGGATGGTCCTGGGCGCACAGGCCGACATCGACGTCGTCGGCGAGGCCGGCGACGGCGCGCAGGCCATCCGGATGGCCGAGGAGCTGCGCCCCGACGTCGTGCTGATGGACGTCCGGATGCCGGTGCTCGACGGCGTGGAGGCGACCAAGCGGATCGTCGCCGCCGGCACCGCGCGTGTGCTGGTGATGACGACGTTCGACCTCGACGAGTACGTCTACTCGGCGCTGCAGGGCGGGGCGAGCGGGTTCCTGCTCAAGGACACCCAGCCCGACCACCTGGTCTCGGCGCTGCGGGCGGTCGCCTCGGGCGACGCGGTGGTCTCGCCGTCGGTGACCCGCCGGCTGCTCGACCGCTTCGTCGGCACTGGCGGCGCGCCGATGCGGGACACCGCGGAGCTGGACGTGCTCACCGACCGCGAGCGCGAGGTGCTCGTGCTGATCGCCAAGGGCATGTCGAACCTGGAGATCGCGGAGGCGCTGTTCCTCTCGGAGGCGACGGTGAAGACGCACGTCGGGCGGATCCTGGCGAAGCTGGAGCTGCGGGACCGGGTGCAGGCCGTGGTGCTGGCCTACGAAACCGGCCTCGCGCGCCCCGGCCTCGCCTAA
- the trmB gene encoding tRNA (guanosine(46)-N7)-methyltransferase TrmB encodes MENQDQPRLRSVVSYVKRGGRMTVGQQRAWDELWPDLGRTVGELPAGKLDFAAWFGREAPVLIEIGSGMGETTSQLAAAAPELNYVAVEVYDPGLGQLMLRAEKLGVENLRLLHGDAVVLLTEHVEPDSLHGVRLFFPDPWPKKKHHKRRIVSPSFAALVASRLAPGGTFHMATDWENYAEQMLEVCSAEPALKNRYDGWAPRPEWRPVTKFEQRADVEGRVSHDLIFEKQS; translated from the coding sequence GTGGAAAACCAGGACCAGCCCCGGCTGCGCAGCGTCGTCAGCTACGTCAAGCGCGGCGGCCGGATGACCGTCGGGCAGCAACGCGCGTGGGACGAACTGTGGCCGGACCTGGGCCGCACGGTCGGTGAGCTGCCGGCCGGGAAGCTGGACTTCGCCGCGTGGTTCGGCCGTGAGGCGCCGGTGCTGATCGAGATCGGCTCCGGCATGGGCGAGACGACGTCGCAGCTGGCCGCCGCGGCGCCGGAGCTGAACTACGTCGCGGTCGAGGTCTACGACCCCGGCCTCGGGCAGCTGATGCTGCGCGCCGAAAAGCTGGGCGTCGAGAACCTGCGGCTGCTGCACGGCGACGCCGTCGTGCTGCTGACCGAGCACGTCGAGCCGGATTCGCTGCACGGCGTCCGCCTGTTCTTCCCGGACCCGTGGCCGAAGAAGAAGCACCACAAGCGGCGGATCGTGTCGCCGTCGTTCGCCGCGCTCGTGGCGTCGCGGCTCGCGCCCGGTGGCACCTTCCACATGGCGACCGACTGGGAGAACTACGCCGAGCAGATGCTCGAGGTCTGCTCCGCCGAGCCGGCGCTGAAGAACCGGTACGACGGCTGGGCGCCGCGGCCGGAGTGGCGGCCGGTGACCAAGTTCGAGCAGCGCGCCGACGTCGAAGGACGCGTCTCGCACGACCTCATCTTCGAAAAGCAGTCGTGA
- a CDS encoding TetR/AcrR family transcriptional regulator, with the protein MARPRSITDERLLGAAETVIGRCGPGFTLAQVASEANVSVGTVAQRFGSKSGLLQAMSRRATRRAVEHMRACAERADDPVDGLRAAAVSVYAVLGDAEEAANHLGQLGVDIGDPVLRSLLGEHFTAVEEELRRLVRAAAGSLPHAPSVPRAARAVLGVINGVSIDWSIRPHGRLADRLAEDVDAVLTAWRGREDA; encoded by the coding sequence GTGGCCCGGCCGAGGAGCATCACCGACGAGCGGCTGCTGGGTGCGGCGGAGACCGTGATCGGCCGCTGCGGCCCCGGTTTCACGCTCGCGCAGGTGGCTTCGGAGGCGAACGTCTCGGTCGGCACGGTCGCGCAGCGGTTCGGCTCGAAGAGCGGCCTGCTGCAGGCCATGAGCCGGCGGGCCACGCGGCGGGCGGTCGAGCACATGCGGGCGTGCGCCGAGCGGGCGGACGACCCGGTCGACGGCCTGCGCGCCGCGGCGGTGTCGGTCTACGCGGTGCTGGGCGACGCCGAAGAGGCGGCGAACCACCTCGGCCAGCTCGGCGTGGACATCGGCGACCCGGTGCTGCGGTCGCTGCTGGGCGAGCACTTCACGGCCGTCGAGGAAGAGCTCCGGCGGCTGGTGCGCGCGGCGGCGGGGTCGCTGCCGCACGCGCCGAGCGTGCCGCGGGCGGCCCGTGCCGTGCTCGGGGTCATCAACGGGGTGTCGATCGACTGGTCGATCCGGCCGCACGGGCGGCTGGCCGACCGGCTGGCGGAGGACGTCGACGCGGTGCTGACCGCGTGGCGGGGACGGGAGGACGCATGA
- a CDS encoding FtsX-like permease family protein, whose protein sequence is MNSLQIALRVLKVDRRTRTSAILTAIGVAVATGLVLLLATLPFATQHREQRALWQGDHYYSRGSDAPAKILFNASKDYFDGQQIVRVDVALTGGATPGSVPLPAGVPQLPGPGETVVSPALGRLLQAHPADQLGDRFGKPVAALGEDGLRFPEQLVALVGHTPDAMPENASPIEGFPGGKASPDGLLMLLSWVGIIVLLVPSLVLVASSARLTAARRERRLAAIRLAGATPGQVTNMVAAETTLSAGIGALLGLLLSPALHGLASFVPWAGGTWLASDFALPVGLTVFIVVAIPVLVVLAGVLGLRRVLKNPLFATGGHTKKPLRWWRLLALPAAGLFFLVAVTTAKDSGGITMVMAGLFLLVGSAAIVGPWVTSAVGGTFVRIWRRPSSLLAGRRLRDDPKSAYRASAGIVLAVFAGSMALTLLPTFESMAGGGRSFQDSVLYVDTDAQHAGKIVDQANASLQKYGQSGKAVAVGEVYLVQGEGRNRTGHRALVLTCADAVKLTRFGLTAENCAGGPAVFGDSALDLAQYKITDNWEGPAVAVRSGTRAEAVHLPDPDLSGTSIVDPAALPDGFTPKYVTVVAPTTDANREIVRTALAAPAAGEEVGSRDQYLFNQQTELGDLRRVTVIGLVAAGILAGCSAAVATAGSVMDRRRTFGALMAAGTPVRVLSRALRMEAALPALVATIGAGIVGVLVGVGLYSMVDPRGIVVSPWLLAPVVLGVGVALLGASVCTPALKRVQAEPLAEE, encoded by the coding sequence GTGAACTCGCTCCAGATCGCCCTGCGGGTGCTGAAGGTCGACCGGCGGACCCGGACGTCGGCGATCCTCACCGCGATCGGGGTGGCTGTCGCCACCGGGCTGGTGCTGCTGCTGGCGACGCTGCCGTTCGCCACGCAGCACCGCGAGCAGCGCGCCCTCTGGCAGGGCGACCACTACTACAGCCGTGGCTCCGACGCCCCGGCCAAGATCCTGTTCAACGCCTCGAAGGACTACTTCGACGGGCAGCAGATCGTGCGCGTCGACGTCGCGCTGACCGGCGGCGCCACGCCCGGGTCCGTCCCGCTGCCGGCGGGGGTGCCGCAGCTGCCGGGGCCGGGTGAGACCGTCGTGTCGCCGGCGCTCGGCCGGCTGCTGCAGGCCCACCCGGCCGACCAGCTCGGCGACCGGTTCGGCAAGCCGGTGGCCGCGCTCGGCGAGGACGGCCTCCGCTTCCCGGAGCAGCTCGTCGCGCTCGTCGGGCACACGCCCGACGCGATGCCGGAGAACGCCTCCCCGATCGAGGGCTTCCCCGGCGGGAAGGCGAGCCCGGACGGCCTGCTCATGCTGCTGTCCTGGGTCGGGATCATCGTGCTGCTGGTGCCGAGCCTGGTGCTGGTCGCGTCGTCGGCGCGACTGACCGCGGCCCGGCGTGAACGGCGGCTCGCCGCGATCCGGCTGGCCGGCGCCACGCCTGGCCAGGTCACGAACATGGTGGCCGCCGAGACGACGTTGTCCGCGGGCATCGGCGCCCTGCTCGGCCTGCTGCTGAGCCCGGCCCTGCACGGCCTCGCGTCGTTCGTGCCGTGGGCCGGCGGTACCTGGCTCGCGTCCGACTTCGCGCTGCCGGTCGGCCTGACGGTGTTCATCGTCGTGGCCATCCCGGTGCTCGTGGTGCTGGCCGGCGTCCTCGGCCTGCGCCGCGTGCTCAAGAACCCGCTGTTCGCGACCGGCGGCCACACGAAGAAGCCGTTGCGCTGGTGGCGGCTGCTGGCCCTGCCCGCGGCCGGGCTGTTCTTCCTCGTCGCCGTGACGACGGCGAAGGACTCCGGCGGCATCACGATGGTCATGGCGGGGCTGTTCCTGCTGGTCGGCTCGGCCGCGATCGTCGGGCCGTGGGTGACGTCGGCGGTGGGCGGCACGTTCGTCCGGATCTGGCGCCGGCCGTCCTCGCTGCTCGCCGGGCGCCGCCTGCGTGACGACCCGAAGAGCGCCTACCGGGCGTCCGCCGGGATCGTGCTCGCGGTGTTCGCCGGGTCGATGGCGCTGACGCTGCTGCCGACGTTCGAGTCGATGGCCGGCGGCGGGCGGTCCTTCCAGGACTCCGTGCTCTACGTCGACACCGACGCCCAGCACGCGGGCAAGATCGTCGACCAGGCCAACGCGTCCCTGCAGAAGTACGGCCAGTCCGGGAAGGCGGTCGCCGTCGGCGAGGTCTACCTGGTCCAGGGCGAGGGCCGGAACCGCACCGGCCACCGGGCGCTGGTGCTGACCTGCGCCGACGCCGTCAAGCTGACCCGCTTCGGGCTCACCGCGGAGAACTGCGCGGGCGGCCCGGCCGTCTTCGGCGACTCGGCGCTCGACCTGGCGCAGTACAAGATCACCGACAACTGGGAAGGGCCGGCCGTGGCCGTCCGGTCGGGAACCCGGGCAGAAGCCGTCCACCTCCCCGACCCGGACCTGTCCGGCACGTCGATCGTCGACCCGGCCGCGCTGCCGGACGGCTTCACGCCGAAGTACGTCACCGTGGTCGCGCCGACCACAGACGCGAACCGCGAGATCGTCCGGACGGCGCTGGCCGCGCCGGCCGCCGGCGAGGAGGTCGGCAGCCGCGACCAGTACCTGTTCAACCAGCAGACCGAGCTCGGCGACCTGCGCCGGGTCACGGTGATCGGGCTGGTCGCCGCGGGGATCCTGGCCGGCTGCAGCGCCGCGGTCGCGACCGCGGGGTCGGTGATGGACCGCCGCCGCACCTTCGGGGCGCTGATGGCCGCCGGCACGCCGGTGCGGGTGCTGTCGAGGGCGCTGCGGATGGAGGCCGCGCTGCCCGCGCTGGTCGCCACCATCGGCGCGGGAATCGTCGGGGTACTGGTCGGTGTTGGGCTGTACAGCATGGTCGACCCACGCGGGATCGTGGTGAGCCCGTGGCTGCTGGCGCCGGTCGTGCTCGGGGTCGGGGTGGCCCTGCTCGGCGCGTCGGTCTGCACACCGGCCCTCAAGCGGGTGCAGGCGGAACCGCTGGCCGAGGAATAG